The following proteins come from a genomic window of Megalops cyprinoides isolate fMegCyp1 chromosome 6, fMegCyp1.pri, whole genome shotgun sequence:
- the LOC118779621 gene encoding iroquois-class homeodomain protein irx-3-like, with protein MPSSQPGFVDFFLGKNIGMSQGYQPVVLGCPPVLPAVPHLSAVDGVPWIYPGLQGYQFIPYPNSRDIRHMVSNCFDLKAASPYHQALLGRGGSFYSPYRPVAAEDFSRVAKASSRESTSPLKAWLNEHIKNPYPTKGEKIMLAIVTKMSLTQVSTWFANARRRLKKENRMNWAAKGKSDEDEEEEESDDESSGQKSLSSEGEEDIDPQTVDLTGGTVEGASPTMDLHLMQRLSERQRDSSQSDVAPVSNEKEPGCVKAACKENINPPKPKIWSLAETATSGDDRNDRGGSEDKPDTIADLRKRWLHWTSRSEHYPFSDSSQSVSKPNQFSCLN; from the exons ATGCCTTCGTCACAGCCTGGATTTGTAGATTTCTTCCTGGGGAAAAATATCGGCATGTCGCAGGGATACCAGCCTGTCGTTCTGGGTTGTCCACCCGTTCTTCCCGCCGTCCCCCATTTATCCGCAGTCGACGGAGTTCCGTGGATTTATCCCGGATTGCAAGGATACCAATTTATTCCGTATCCAAACTCGAGAGACATAAGACACATGGTAAGTAATTGTTT CGACCTGAAGGCTGCGTCTCCATACCACCAAGCTCTACTCGGCCGGGGAGGATCATTCTATTCGCCGTACCGGCCAGTGGCAGCGGAAGACTTCAGTAGGGTGGCAAAGGCGTCCAGTCGAGAGAGCACCAGCCCACTGAAGGCCTGGCTGAACGAGCACATAAAGAACCCCTACCCTACAAAGGGGGAGAAAATTATGCTCGCCATCGTCACTAAGATGAGTCTCACACAAGTGTCCACCTGGTTCGCTAATGCCAGAAGACGTTTAAAAAAGGAGAACAGAATGAACTGGGCGGCCAAAGGAAAGTCCGACGAGGAcgaagaagaggaagagagcgaCGATGAAAGTTCGGGTCAGAAAAGTCTGTCCTCTGAGGGCGAGGAAGATATTGACCCACAGACCGTCGATTTGACAGGTGGCACCGTCGAGGGAGCATCCCCGACCATGGATTTGCATCTAATGCAACGACTGAgcgaaagacagagagacagtagTCAAAGCGATGTCGCACCCgtgtcaaatgaaaaagaaccCGGCTGCGTAAAAGCGGCGTGTAAGGAAAACATTAATCCACCAAAACCTAAAATATGGTCTCTTGCGGAAACTGCGACCTCGGGGGACGACAGAAACGACCGTGGCGGAAGCGAAGATAAACCAGACACTATCGCGGACCTTAGAAAGCGCTGGTTGCACTGGACGTCAAGAAGTGAACATTATCCTTTCTCAGATTCATCACAGTCTGTTTCCAAACCGAACCAATTCAGTTGTTTGAACTAG
- the LOC118779620 gene encoding ankyrin repeat domain-containing protein SOWAHC-like, which translates to MGDFSEEMFLDYISAAGGKVKNTDLLKTYKHFFNHNDKQLRAKYREEFKLIIDKIAVVKSENGEKYLVLKKKYKQLMVERRGREERQVAEREKESDSETQASLLGASGEVPSLPKAQTDLHVPDSGQQLCLPTGAASGRTGERTQTNTPWCEAPVATVTAVPEPTVTMQETPSSLSGPNETTALQPQVAQNTTQRDEPDEDTGSKSDSEPEEEATGSTDSPALALDPLEKEWMQSAAHGQLSNLSELLKQEPSLAHKKTALHWGAKHGREDIITLMAKAGADINTKAHGGYTPLHIAALHGHRHIVDLLIGTYGAKESLRDYSGHLACQYLNIQDPPGGDNELQFHMAQAQERRNRKLSAFFYPKASGSSKKKWGSVEDLAPVTEEKGTPHQVLLPAFRPRKFSR; encoded by the exons ATGGGGGACTTCAGTGAGGAAATGTTTCTGGATTATATTTCTGCGGCGGGAGGGAAAGTGAAGAACACAGACCTGCTTAAAACCTATAAACATTTCTTTAACCATAACGACAAGCAGCTCCGAG CAAAGTACAGAGAAGAGTTCAAGCTCATCATTGACAAGATTGCTGTGGTCAAGTCAGAGAAT GGAGAGAAGTACCTGGTTCTCAAGAAGAAATACAAGCAGCTGAtggtggagaggagaggcagagaggagaggcaggtggctgagagggagaaggagagtgacAGCGAGACACAAGCCAGCCTGCTCGGGGCTTCAGGCGAGGTTCCCTCACTGCCCAAAGCCCAGACGGACCTCCACGTACCCGACTCAGGGCAGCAGCTGTGCCTCCCCACGGGTGCAGCCAGCGGCAGGACAGGAGAGCGGACACAAACTAACACGCCCTGGTGCGAAGCCCCTGTAGCCACGGTTACGGCGGTTCCAGAACCCACAGTGACAATGCAG GaaaccccctcctctctctcagggcctAATGAAACCACAGCCCTCCAGCCTCAGGTGGCCCAGAACACTACGCAAAGGGATGAGCCCGATGAGGACACGGGGTCAAAG TCAGATTCAGAGCCGGAGGAGGAAGCCACAGGCAGCACGGATTCCCCAGCATTGGCT CTGGACCCTCTGGAGAAGGAGTGGATGCAGTCGGCGGCCCATGGACAACTGTCCAACCTGTCTGAGCTGCTGAAACAGGAGCCCTCTCTGGCCCACAAAAAG acAGCCCTGCACTGGGGTGCCAAACACGGCCGCGAGGACATCATTACCCTGATGGCCAAAGCTGGGGCTGATATCAACACCAAGGCT CAT GGG GGCTACACCCCTCTGCACATTGCTGCATTGCATGGACATCGGCACATTGTGGACCTCCTCATTGGGActtatg GGGCAAAAGAGAGCCTGAGAGACTACAGTGGACATCTGGCTTGCCAATACCTCAACATACAGGACCCGCCAGGAGGAGACAATGAATTAC AATTCCACATGGCCCAAGCCCAGGAGCGCAGGAACAGGAAGTTGTCAGCATTCTTTTACCCCAAGGCTTCTGGGAGTTCTAAGAAGAAGTGGGGTTCAGTGGAGGACCTGGCGCCAGTGACTGAAGAGAAAGGGACCCCCCATCAGGTCCTTTTACCTGCATTTAGGCCCCGGAAGTTCTCCCGGTAG